The sequence ggagttgccaagggtgagaggcggcgggctggtgtgggtttgcttatagccccccagctcagccgccatgtgttggagtttaccccggtgaacgagagggtcgcgtCCCTGCACCcccgggtcggggataggtctctcactgtcgtttgcgcctatgggccaaatggcagtgtagagtacccggccttcttggagtctctgggaggggtgctggaaagcgccccgactggggactccgtcgttctgctgggtgacttcaacgcccacgtgggcagcgacagtgacacctggaggggcgtgattgggaggaacggcccccctgatctgaacccgagtggtgttctgttattggacttctgtgctagtaacagtttggccataacgaacaccatgttcaagcataagggtgtccatcagtgcacatggcaccaggacacccttggccggaggtcaatgatcgactttgttgttgtttcatctgacctacggccgtatgtcttggacactcgggtgaagagaggggcggagctgtcaaccgatcaccacctggtggtgagttggatccgatggcgggggaggaagctggacagactcggcagacccaaacgtactgtgagggtctgttgggaacgtttggccgaatcgcctgtcagaaagatcttcaacttccacctccggcagagcttcgaccagatcccgagggagtctggagatattgagtccgagtggaccatgttctccacctccattgtcaacgcagccactcggagctgtggccgtaaggtctccggtgcctgtcgaggcggcaatccccgaacccggtggtggacaccggaagtaagggatgccgtcaagctgaagaaggagtcctatcgggcctggctggcttgtgggactcccgaggcagctgacaggtaccgacaggccaagcggactgcagcccgggtggttggggaggcaaaaactcgggcctgggaggagttcggcgaggccatggagaaagactatcggtcggcctcgaagagattctggcaaacggtccgacgcctcaggagggggaagcaatgccccaccaacgctgtttacagtggaggggggcagctgttgacctcgaccggggatatcatcgggcggtggaaggaatacttcgaggatctcctcaatcccgccgtcacgtcttccattgaggaagtagaggccgagggctcagaggcggactcgcccatcacccgggatgaagtcaccgaggtagtcaagaaactcctcggtggcagggcaccgggggtggatgagatccgtcctgagtacctcaagtctctggatgttgtggggctgtcttggctgacacgcctctgcagcatcgcgtggcggtcggggacagtgcccttggactggcagaccggggtggtggtccctctttttaagaagggggaccggagggtgtgctccaactaccgggggatcacacttctcagcctccccgggaaagtctatgccagggtactggagaggagaatccggccgatagtagaacctcggattcaggaggaacagtgtggtttccgtcccggtcgtggaacactggaccagctctataccctcttcagggtgctggagggttcatgggagtttgcccaaccaatccacatgtgttttgtggatctggagaaggcattcgactgtgtcccgcgcagcatcttgtggagggtgctccgggagtatgggattcgggaccctttgctaagggccatccagtccctctacgaccggagcaggagcttggttcgcattgccggcagtaagtcagacttgtttccggtgcatgttggactccggcagggctgccctttgtcgccggttctgttcataatttttatggacagaatttctaggcgcagccaggggccggagggcgtcgggtttggtgaccacacgatcacatctctgctctttgcggatgatgtcatcgtgctggccccatcagaccaggaccttcagcatgcactgggacggtttgcagccgagtgtgaagcggcggggatgagaatcagcacctccaaatctgaggccatggttctcagccggaaaagggtggcttgctcacttcaggtaggtggagagttcctgtctcaagtggaggagttcaagtatctgggggtcttgttcacgagtgagggaaggatggagcgggagattgacagacggatcggtgcagcttctgcagtaatgcagtcgctgtaccggtctgtcgtggtgaagaaggagctgagccgcaaagcgaagctctcgatttaccggtcaatctacgttcctactctcacctatggtcatgagctgtgggtcatgaccgaaagaacaagatcccggatacaggcggccgaaatgagctttctccgcagggtggctgggcgatcccttagagatagggtgagaagctcggtcactcgggaggagctcagagtagatccgctactcctccacatcgagaggggccagctgaggtggctcgggcatcttttccggatgccccctggacgccttcccggtaaggtgttccgggcatgtcccaccgggagaagaccccggggaagacctaggacacgctggagggactatgtctcccggctggcctgggaacgcctcggtgtccccccggaagagctggaggaagtggctagggagagggaagtctgggcatccctgcttagactgctgcccccgcgacccggccccggataagcggtagaaaatggatggatggatggacagttGGTTTAAATTGtagtttataaaaaagaaaaatccttTCTGTCTGTAATAAATCAGGaatttcttgtcattttaataattcGACCTCATATTAAGAGGATTCAGTTTAGATAATTAAATTCctaacagaagaaataaatcGAGATTATTGTACCGTCTCAAAAAGGACATGGATTTGCAAAAAAAAGCAACAAGACCCAAGTgtaaattatacaaattaaacttttccactattttattttattaactttagAAATTTGAATGTTGCTCAGCTCccatggcatcatgggatatAGAAGTGTCCATCTGATCCACAAGAAGTAGACGACAAGTATATTtcttgcatatgtttttttacatactgAGGATTCGAACATACTGTTCACGAATCATACTCATTTTcacatactatatagtatggattAAGTGATTTCGGACGCAGGGATTCTTATTcatttcaggattttttttgtttggacAATGGGTAATTAAAAGGACAcatattatttttccattttgtgtgcatacaataaGTAACTCTAATTAAAGACTCTCATGCTAAACATGTTGCATGTTGGTTGAATAagtcaaaaatatgtttttatatagtGTTAAAGTGAATTACATTGTGCCAGATTTTCCGCTATATAAATTTGAAACTTGCCATAAAATACAAAGGATGTAAAAATATGAAGGTGCGAATATTATAACCAactatgtcaaataaaaaacgtCCTTTTTaagatgtcatttttaattccaGGTCCGGCAGAAGTGAGGACTAAAGTTCTTCTAATAgttctctgtgtgtctgttgttcTTCTTGTTGGGGGTCTCTGTGTTCTGGGGGTCCTGTGTGAgtataaatgactttaaatgatctttactccgtgtatatattttaataagtcTACATGTGAGAATTTGACTTGCAGGCTCTTGCATTTCCTACTTTGGAAATAATTTTAGAAATCTTTTGAAGTACAAACCAAAAATACTGCTACTCTTATAAATATCCATATGCTGTCCAAATTGAAGCTTTAAAAAACTTGCTTTAGAAAGCCTGCTTTCCTTATACCACCTGCTTCTGACCAACAACACCAAGTGTCAGATCACAGCCATTGATGTAATCTAAGGGCTATAGTCTAATACAATATAAAAGCGCTTTAAAATATATCAACTTCCTGCAATCAACACACCACAAATACCAGTTTCATGGTATTCATAGTGACTATGGTGCTATTATAACACCATTTTctaaatgttgtgtttcagaTTTCATCAGATCTTACTCATGTGAACCCTGTGAGTACGGCTGGACAGAACATGATGGACACTGTTATCTCTTCTCCTCTGAAAAGCGGACGTATTTTGACAGTCGTCTGTTATGTCTAGCTTCAGACGCTCATCTGGTCATAATAAACAATGCAAAAGAACAAGTGAGTCTGAGAGACCTGCAAACTAAaagggttttattttttgtttcattaagtGCACTTACTGTAATATAAATGCTCTGCTTTAGCATTTCCTGGTGTCTAAAGCTAAAGAGTTTTTTTGGATTGGTCTTAATGATCTGGAGACTGAGGGCCGGTGGGTTTGGGTGAATAACCAAATTCTTAATCAAACAGGAGTACAGTAAGAActttgaatatttatatatgcGCATTATAAACACTACAgatatgttttctttatatgttATGTGTATAAACATAACTATAAGGATGATTTATTGCCTGTTTTCACGTTTTAAGGTTCTGGCACAAGAGAGAATCTGGGCAAAGTGAACCAGATAACTGGAATAAAGAAGATCCATCAGGAGAGAACTGTGCTTCTATAGCATTTTGGGATATCTTTCACACTTGGTTTGATGTTCCTTGCAAACGAAATTTTATGTTTatctgtgaaaaaaatcattcaatCCCCATCCTGGGTGACAAGGAAAAGTAGACATCTTTCTTGTTCTGCTTTCTAAGCTGGCAGTGTGACGtttgacaaacattttaaactgtaaTTACACCTGAAATCACACTCTATATATTTAGATAATCATGTCTCCCATTTTCACGCTTTGAAGAGCATCTAATCGACTGCTTCAATTTAGAAAGCTTCTTTTTAATCAGATTTGATCTTCATTaatctttgttttgtgtgattTCTTGACTgctacatttttgtgtgtattggaTGATTTGTGACTcttattttctttgaaaagtgttTCTTATTCTACCCTCAATGTTATTTGCGTAATGACATGGTTTATAAGCACACCCTAACCGTACAGTAAGCACATGTAGTTAAATATTAATACTCAGttcttaaatgtttaattaaacgggaactgtaaaataaagtgaaaccTACGGTTCTTACCTTAATGCAAATTCTGAATGTTAGCAAATCTGTGAAATGATTCCAAATATAGTTAGACATCCCAAAAACGATATGGCCGTCTGTGTAAatgcaataagccccaagaagcagtgggttacagtgaaTTTTATAACAGGTAAGGGCGTGAGGAGTCACTTAAGGACATGGTGGTGTAAAAAATATGAggaggaaaaaaatatgttttaaaacttttgcGTTATCTCACAAAACCTTTGCATTCTCCCTAGAAAATTGCGTTCTCTCGAAAAGAAATTTGCGTTATCCTTCAAAACATTCTGCGAGTTCAGACAAAcacttcatgtttgtgtttgcctGCTGGCAGAATTTGAGACTAGCTCAGTACATGAACATTGGTCTATAGAGCTCCGGCAGTCACGTGACCTTTTCTGTTTACACCGCCATGATGGCAGGCAAGAATAGCCGGGAGCCAATCTGAAATTATTAATTTCAGATTGATAACCATAAGTTTCAAGGCAACAGAGTTTACTTTGCTCTTCAATTCAAAGCACATGGAGATGTTCACAGCCAAacttaataaattaaacataaaagatCCCATAATGCCCCAGGGGAGCTTTCAATgtgtatcatttacatttatgcatttgtcagatgcttttatccaaagggacttacattgcagcatcctatacatttatacttaggtatctgtaatcccctgggatcaaagccacaaccttgcattgttaacgcaatgctcttaccactgagctgcaggaaagctATATGGATATGAGCTAAAGGTATCACTAAAGAAACAGATGGCTTTCCTGACCTGCAGGATTCTAATATCTACAACTAACTCATCAACTTTTTATCGTCCAACTCCGGAGACTCTTTAAAAGCCTGGAGTGGTAAAAATCGAAGTGAATTTTGTAATGGATATTCAACTTTGGGGTATGCCGTCATTGGAAGGGAAAGTCAACTGTGTTGTTAGCTAATGTCATGGACCCTAGCGGTCCTTCTTTGTGGCCAACATAGCTATATCAATGACAGGCCCGGATTGGCTAATCGGGAGCACCGGGAGAATTCCCGATGGGCCGATCTGTTTTTTTGGCCGTGAGGGCCGGTGTTGTCATGGCATGGTTGA comes from Triplophysa dalaica isolate WHDGS20190420 chromosome 25, ASM1584641v1, whole genome shotgun sequence and encodes:
- the LOC130415214 gene encoding CD209 antigen-like protein 2; protein product: MGPAEVRTKVLLIVLCVSVVLLVGGLCVLGVLYFIRSYSCEPCEYGWTEHDGHCYLFSSEKRTYFDSRLLCLASDAHLVIINNAKEQHFLVSKAKEFFWIGLNDLETEGRWVWVNNQILNQTGVQFWHKRESGQSEPDNWNKEDPSGENCASIAFWDIFHTCWQCDV